The Fusarium oxysporum f. sp. lycopersici 4287 chromosome 1, whole genome shotgun sequence DNA segment AGAATCAATAAAAAAGCTTTTTGATAAACACAGCATTTTTCGACTTCCTAAAACTCATGGTTTATGCGTAACAAGTCACGTCCATATCTTTATTGCTGATTGTCCAAGTCATTGTAAAAGGGGTATCAAATTCCATTCACGCCTTGTGAAGTGAATGGTTATCATCATGCAGTTCATCTATATCTATGTTTAAATTCCagtcttctcgagcttctttgCCAACTCATCCacctccttgtccttgacagGAATAACAGGTTCCTCTTGAGcctcctcggcctccttgATCAACTTCTCGGCTCGGTCCTCAGGCTCgatctcctcttcctcctcttcctcttcctccgcgTCACTATCTGGCTCCTCGAGGTCCTCCAGCTCGTCAACACCCCAATCATCCTCGTTGACGATATCACCACCGAACTTCTCCTTGCGctcctcgagaagctccTGAAGGACGGGAATCGACTCGTCGTCCTCTGTGAGAATGTTGCCATTGATTTCAATTCGCTTCAAAGCAGGAAGACCATCCTTGGCAGCAGTGGCGAAGGCCTTGATACCTTGGAGGTGATTTCGTTATATTGCAGGCGCAGAGTCTCGAGTTTAGCATTCTTGCCCTTAGCCAGAGCAGCTGCCACGAGGACACCACCCTTGGCACCAAGCAGAGAGTCACCAACTCCCAACTCCTGGAGTGAGGTCCAGTTGGCAACAACCTTTGACAGAGCTCGGGCCCCAGTGACGGTGAAAGTGTTGTCCTGCAGGTCGAGGACCTCGAGTTTGGAAGCGTGGCTGAGACCTTCGGCGAGAAGGTGGGAGATACCTTCTTGTCGAATACCGTTCTGGACCATCTTGATCACTTTGATCTTGTTGTGCAGCTTGTAGGCCTTTGCCCACGCCGTCATACTTCCATTCTCCAATCGGTTTCGGCCGCAAATAACAGTCTCGAGATCGGGAACttcctttccttcctttcgcgcagcctccttcttggagTGAAGCTCGGAGAGCGCATCAGCGATGAGGATACCAGCGTGAGGGCCCATGCCGTTGTTGTTCAGGTAAAGGTGCTGCAGTGGCACGTGGGCGGCTAAGAAGGCCACGAGAGGCGCTTGGACATTCAAACCAAAGGCATTGTCGTTCAAGTTGATAGTGTTGAGCTTGGGAAGGTTGAGGACGGAGGTGAGCAGCGAAGATATAGCGTCAGGGATCTCGCTCAGGAGTCGGCCGGTGAAGATATCGGCGAAGTTTGCGACCTGGAGAGAAATGTGTTGGCAAGTTATAGCAGCCAGGGAAAGGTTATGTTTGACGTACTCTCAGGTTCTTCTTGGCCGCAAGAACCTCACCAAGAAGCTTACAGGCGCCAACACCCAGAGTGTTACCCAAAATACGAACTTCTTCGACGTCTGCGGATCGAAGAGGGGCAATATGAGGCTCGAGATCCTCAGCAGTGTCGAGCTTGAGGCCCTTTCCCTCGAGGGAAAAGATCTTATCGGAAGAAGCCATTCTATAGTAAATCGAGAAAAGAGGAATTCGCTCAGAATTAAACAGCAAAGATGGTGACGACCAAGTCTAAAAGGAAAAGTCGGTTTAATAAAATCAAAAGAATGTCGCCGCTGTTTGGTGTGAAGATGAATCGAGTCAAGGTGGGGGTGGGGCAGCAGACAGAATTAGGCAGTAGTTAGGCTTCTTGATCAGGCTTAGAGCATTTCCTGACTTTTTTATGTAATTTCCCATTGCCATGGGCAGCAGAGCTAGGTTGCTCGGAGCGGCTCGTCAATGAGTGAGTGTGAGTGACTACGAACAGACAGGAATACATAGGTATCACTCATCTCATTCGATCATTTGAAGATGGCTTGATGAATTGAAACATCATACAAATGGTCATGACTCGCTTCCGTAGGGTCTCGTAGTTACAATAGTCGTAACTGTAAGAACTACCTCTTATTACATATGACTGTTTCTACTGTCCTACGCCAATATCTAGTAGGTTGTTAGTATCCATGGACcaaaaagaacccgactTCAACCCGGAAGTCGGAAAAATTTGGAACACTCACTCATCGGAAGTCACCTGGCCGCTCAGCCGAGCAAGGCGAGAGTGGTCAAGCACGTGACATTGATCCGACCCGCATCCAATCAGAGCCGGCTTATTGGAACGCTCGATAGGATTTTGTCTGATGCTGCTAATGATCTCTGCTTGAGCCCTTTTGTCCTCCGACTCCGAGAACGACCTCCCCATCTCGCCGTCTCATATTCGATCGCACCAGCGACGGTATAGCTCGCCCACAATGCTTGCCAGGTCGTGTTTGCGCTCGACGCGCACCTTCAATGGCCTCCGGAACGGCCCTTCTGCTGTCACCAAGGTATGGCACGATCCTACCACCTCTGCCAGCGAGCTTCCCGTTTGCCGAGAGATCATAACCACGAACCTCGACACGCCGCAACCACGCCAATCGCAACAGAATGCGCCTCAATTGCATGTACACGATTGCTGACCCCATTTTCTTCCCAGCGTGCCGCTTCCTCGAGCTCCAGCGCCGCCAGCGATGCCTCTGCCACCCGATTGAACCTGGCTGCCGCCGCCTCGACTACCCTCGCCCTCGGCTCCATGGCCTGGTACTATCACCTTTATGGACCTGTCGCCTTTGCTATGACTCCCGCTGAAGAGGGGTACGTGATGCTTTCGGTTCTTGATTGTTGTGTTTCTACATCATCTCAATTTGGGTGATGAGGCATAAATGCTGGCTATCGATGATCCGTACTGCTATTGCATCACCAATTGCTAACAGTGCCCATATAGACTTCACGCTACCAAGTACCCTTGGGTTCACAACAAGTGGTTCAAGACCTTCGACCACCAGGCGTAAGATGCCACCGATCCTGTTGAATACGCCGTGCCGAATTACTGACCCCCTCGTAGTCTCCGCCGTGGTTTCCAGGTTTATCAGGAGGTCTGCCAGTCCTGCCACTCCCTCAGCCGAATCCCCTACCGAACTCTCGTTGGTTCCGTCTTGACCGTTGACGAGGCCAAGGCCCTTGCTGAGGAGAACGAGTACCCCGGTGAGCCCGATGAGCAGGGCGAGATCCAGATGCGTCCCGGAAAGCTGGCCGATTACATGCTTCCTCCTTACAAGAACGAGGAGGCTGCTCGATTTGCCAACAATGGTGCTCTTCCCCCGGATCTGTCTCTTATCATCAAGGCCCGTCACGGTGGCTGTGACTACATCTTCAGCTTGCTCACCGGCTACCCTGAAGAGCCCCCTGCTGGTGTTCAGGTCGCTCCCGGCATGAACTTCAACCCTTACTTCCCCGGTACCGGTATCGCCATGGCTCGTGTCCTTTACGACGGTCTCGTCGAGTACGAGGATGGTACTCCCGCCACCACCTCTCAGATGGCCAAGGATGTTGTCGAGTTCCTCAACTGGGCTGCCGAGCCCGAGATGGACGACCGAAAGCGAATGGGTATGAAGGTCCTTGTCGTCTCTGCCTCTCTGTGGGCCGTGAGTGTCTGGGTGAAGCGATACAAGTGGGCTTGGTTGAAGTCTAGAAAGATCGCCTACGACCCCCCTAAGGAGGTCAAGGTCCGCCGCTAAAGGGGCAACATCTCAAAGTCTCATTTGTATACTAGTCGCCCCTAGAGCAGCTCCTTTGTCGGCGGTGGCGGGTAGAAAAGAAGCCTGGTCGTGGAAGGAAAGGTGGATGTTAGAGTGTAAATCAGATGAATCGTTTTCAATACCTTATTCGACAAACTACACTGGGAAATATGCAGGGGTGATTGGTGGTAAAAATGTGAAAGCTTTCTGTACTGATGGCCGCCACTTTGGCCAACTTTAATGCTTGATATGATTCTCATGTCCTGATCTGAATAACCCGAGTTCATTGGATTCTCATCAAAAGCCTTGGTTAAGTTTACTATGTCACCTTCCAACACCACCCCCAGACTTATATCTCATACTTTTCATGCAGAACGGATTCTATCAAGACAACCGACTAATATATTGTTATCAATACACAACAAATGACGAGTGATATGTGGGAGGTCTTGTCTCGGGCTCATCAGGATACCTTGAAATGCCTCTCAGCGAGGGACTTTAAGTTTGTGTTATTGGCTTGAgatatatagctattacATAAGTACCTAGGCTATCCTTGATTGTAGCCTTACTAGATTCTATGCTTCAACTTGGCAAGCATTTATGATAAGCCGTGGAGATGGAAATCCAATATGCTGCCATCCATATCAAACCGTAAAATGCGTGAATGGTTCCAGTGGTTTGTTCACTTAACGTCTGAGGTTGGTGCAGGCCTCCTCCCATGTCATTGGACGATAATCAGCTAGTAACATTCAACCTCCACTCCATTATCCAAACAGGAACCACTTTTCACTAGGTTACAGCAGGTGCCTTCTTTAGGTACCTTAGTTGACCAGTCACTGTTGCTCCTCTTAACCACTCCCCTTCAATCCTATTTGgttctcaatctcctcctctcaCCTCCACGCCCTCATACTCGATTGCTGTCTTATTCGCCTTCCTTTTAGCGCCGCTGGGATAGTTCAATAGCGTTTTGTTCCGTGTCGAATCTTGACTACACTAGTTTCGCTGCCATACTCAATTTTGCCTCGCCGTGCGTGCCTCACAAGTACTGGCAAGGACCACGCCACAATGCCCTTCGTTGGAGAAGACGCCCACGCAGGACGTAAGCGACGATGGAGCGATGACAATGAGCAGCCCAGATTGTCTCTATACCCTTCAGAGGAAGCCAAGGACTATTATATCCTTGACCAACGGCCGGAGTTAGCCTTACGAAAGGTCCTTCCAGTTTCGAAGCGAACCCGTATTACCGGCGACGATATTCACGTTACAGACGGTCTCAACGCTTCCAGTTTCTCTTTCAATACGCCCCACCGCCGACGGCGCTCATCGCAACTTAAGATGCTGCCGGTGCAGCCCGCCTTTGCCAAATCTCGAGTGACAGGCGCTCTCCTTGTTCCCTGCAACATCTGCCACCGCAAACCAACCAAGAAATCTGATCTCGACTCCTTTGCAGATTGTCAGGGATGTGGCGAGCGCACTTGCTTCATTTGTATCAGAGAATGCCATGGTTGGAACCTGGACGGTGGCTCTGGTGTCTCGGAGCAAGAAGTACTTTCAAGGTCGTTCCATatggatgatgttgatgacagacagcaacaagaacagaACGATACGAAGAACGGAACACGGCAAGCGGACAAGGGATGGAACGCTGTTGGACACCGGGCTGTTGTGTGCAGTCGGTGCAGTATTGAGCGTGGAGCAGAAGGAGACGTCGCATGCTTGGGTTGCTTCTCCCGAATGGAAGGCTCATGAGTCGGAACATGCATGGCATTATGGGAATTCGTGGACGAATAATGATGGTTTTCTCGGGCTTAAGCTGGGCGCACACATCTGCCTTAGGTAAGGTAGTTCTGCAGGGTATTTTGAGCGATGGATCTGCTTTTTTGGATGGTACGGAAATGGACTCATATTGCACGTTAGCGTTTATGGGCATATCACGGGAACGGTGTTTCGGGTTTTCAGGAccttgatggtcttgtttTGTGGCTTTCGGATTGCAAATGAACCACGGGAGTAATTTTACAGTAGATAGATTCTGCAGATATCAATATGGCATCGGGAGCATCACAAACAAAGTCATTAATGTAATTCACTATTGGGCATGTTCATAGAAGCAATTTTTCCATTGTGACGTCTATATTCCCGCCATCCAATTGCCCTGTATTCATACACCGCATTAAAATACACCTTGCCTTATGGTGAGTATGTCTAGTTGTACTGCATATACGTCGCCGTCGAGTTGAACTTAAGGTTACCCTTGATGACTTTGTCAACTGCACTGAGGAAGTCCTTCTCGGATGCAACCTTTCTCCTTGCGCGAATGGCATACATGCCGGCCTCAGTGCAAACACTACGCAGCTCAGCACCCGTTGCATTGGGGCAGAGACGAGAGATGAGCTCCCACCGGATGTCCCGCTCAACCGACATGGATTTAGCGTGGATGCGCAAAATGTTAGCACGGCCCTCAAGATCGGGCAGTGAGAACTCGATCTTTCGATCGATACGACCGGGTCGCATGAGGGCAGGATCCAATGTAGAGGGCCTGTTGGTGGCGAACATGACCTTGATGTTTCCACGAGCGTCGAAACCGTCAAGCTGCGTAATAAGCTCCAGCATAGTTCGCTGAACCTCGTTGTCTCCACCAGCACCATCGTCAAATCGAGCACCACCGATGGCGTCGATCTCGTCGAAGAAAATGATGCATGCCTTCTTTGTACGGGCCATCTCGAACAGCTCTCGAACCATCCTTGCGCCCTCGCCGACATATTTCTGAACCAGCTCACTACCAATAACTCGGATGAAGGTGGCGTCTGTTCGGTTGGCAACAGCTCGGGCACAGAGGGTCTTTCCGGTACCAGGAGGACCGTAGAGCAGGGCCCCCTTGGGAGGATCAATACCGAGGTTGACGAAGCGCTCAGGAGACAGTAGAGGCATTTCAACAACTTCCCGTAGCTTCTCAACCTGCTCCTTACAACCACCAACATCGCCGTAGGTGACATCGGGCTTCTCCTCCACCGTCATCATCGTAACGCTCGCATCGATTTTGGGCGGTAGGGGAAGCATAATTTGGTACTTGTTCCTGTCGACACCCACGCGCATACCTTCTTCGATGTCGGTAGGACTGACGCGCTCTCCAAGCTGGACAACGAATTTTGCGATTTGCTTGACGTTGATCACATATTTGCTCTTGGCCTCGTCGCCCTTCTCGTCAGCTATGATTTTCGTGCAACGTGCCACCTGGAAA contains these protein-coding regions:
- a CDS encoding hypothetical protein (At least one base has a quality score < 10); the protein is MASSDKIFSLEGKGLKLDTAEDLEPHIAPLRSADVEEVRILGNTLGVGACKLLGEVLAAKKNLRVANFADIFTGRLLSEIPDAISSLLTSVLNLPKLNTINLNDNAFGLNVQAPLVAFLAAHVPLQHLYLNNNGMGPHAGILIADALSELHSKKEAARKEGKEVPDLETVICGRNRLENGSMTAWAKAYKLHNKIKVIKMVQNGIRQEGISHLLAEGLSHASKLEVLDLQDNTFTVTGARALSKVVANWTSLQELGVGDSLLGAKGGVLVAAALAKGKNAKLETLRLQYNEITSKVSRPSPLLPRMVFLL
- a CDS encoding cytochrome c1, heme protein, mitochondrial, with translation MLARSCLRSTRTFNGLRNGPSAVTKRAASSSSSAASDASATRLNLAAAASTTLALGSMAWYYHLYGPVAFAMTPAEEGLHATKYPWVHNKWFKTFDHQALRRGFQVYQEVCQSCHSLSRIPYRTLVGSVLTVDEAKALAEENEYPGEPDEQGEIQMRPGKLADYMLPPYKNEEAARFANNGALPPDLSLIIKARHGGCDYIFSLLTGYPEEPPAGVQVAPGMNFNPYFPGTGIAMARVLYDGLVEYEDGTPATTSQMAKDVVEFLNWAAEPEMDDRKRMGMKVLVVSASLWAVSVWVKRYKWAWLKSRKIAYDPPKEVKVRR
- a CDS encoding cytochrome c1, heme protein, mitochondrial; the protein is MARSYHLCQRASRLPRDHNHEPRHAATTPIATECASIACTRLLTPFSSQRAASSSSSAASDASATRLNLAAAASTTLALGSMAWYYHLYGPVAFAMTPAEEGLHATKYPWVHNKWFKTFDHQALRRGFQVYQEVCQSCHSLSRIPYRTLVGSVLTVDEAKALAEENEYPGEPDEQGEIQMRPGKLADYMLPPYKNEEAARFANNGALPPDLSLIIKARHGGCDYIFSLLTGYPEEPPAGVQVAPGMNFNPYFPGTGIAMARVLYDGLVEYEDGTPATTSQMAKDVVEFLNWAAEPEMDDRKRMGMKVLVVSASLWAVSVWVKRYKWAWLKSRKIAYDPPKEVKVRR
- a CDS encoding 26S protease regulatory subunit 7; translated protein: MSEEQPFQVARCTKIIADEKGDEAKSKYVINVKQIAKFVVQLGERVSPTDIEEGMRVGVDRNKYQIMLPLPPKIDASVTMMTVEEKPDVTYGDVGGCKEQVEKLREVVEMPLLSPERFVNLGIDPPKGALLYGPPGTGKTLCARAVANRTDATFIRVIGSELVQKYVGEGARMVRELFEMARTKKACIIFFDEIDAIGGARFDDGAGGDNEVQRTMLELITQLDGFDARGNIKVMFATNRPSTLDPALMRPGRIDRKIEFSLPDLEGRANILRIHAKSMSVERDIRWELISRLCPNATGAELRSVCTEAGMYAIRARRKVASEKDFLSAVDKVIKGNLKFNSTATYMQYN
- a CDS encoding 26S protease regulatory subunit 7, which encodes MPSATGSNWEKYQKNFADDEIEEKKITPLTDEDIQVLKTYGAAPYGTSIKKLEKQIKEKQQSVDEKIGVKESDTGLAPPHLWDVAADRQRMSEEQPFQVARCTKIIADEKGDEAKSKYVINVKQIAKFVVQLGERVSPTDIEEGMRVGVDRNKYQIMLPLPPKIDASVTMMTVEEKPDVTYGDVGGCKEQVEKLREVVEMPLLSPERFVNLGIDPPKGALLYGPPGTGKTLCARAVANRTDATFIRVIGSELVQKYVGEGARMVRELFEMARTKKACIIFFDEIDAIGGARFDDGAGGDNEVQRTMLELITQLDGFDARGNIKVMFATNRPSTLDPALMRPGRIDRKIEFSLPDLEGRANILRIHAKSMSVERDIRWELISRLCPNATGAELRSVCTEAGMYAIRARRKVASEKDFLSAVDKVIKGNLKFNSTATYMQYN